The sequence below is a genomic window from Selenomonas ruminantium subsp. lactilytica TAM6421.
TTCAGCTCGCCTTCCGTGGCCCCCAGCGCCCAATCGATTTCCTTGGAAACGGTGGGCAGCAGGGATAAATCCGCATCCTGCAGTCCAATGGTCAGCTGGATCTGCTCATAATCATCCAGCCATTCATCCTTGCCTGCTGTCAGCGCCCTGAGGGGCACAATGCCCTTGGCCGTGGCGGCACAGGTCTTCGTTCCCACGGCTTTTTCCACCCGCAATTCCGTCAGGTCCACCAGACCGTTCTTCAGATGGGCTTCACCGGTCAGGGTATCAAAACCAGCCCCCTGGATACCTCCGTCGACTGCCTTGACCTTGACGTCGGCAGCCGGATTATAGGTATAGCCTCCCAGCACGGCCTCAATATCCGCCGTCCCGGTCACGCCCCGGGCCTTGATCCCGGCCAGACCGGTAAACATGCCAAAGTCCAGCTGGCTGGCATTAAACTTGACATTGATGGGCCCGCCGATTTCTACGGAACCATTGGCGGCAAAGGTGCCGGCCGTTCCCTGGCTCCCCTGCAGCTTGTTGATATAAACCACATGGTTCAGCATATTAAGATCCAGTTCTACGCCATGCACATCATAGCCACCGGCCTGACCGCTGGCAATCATGCCATTGACCTTAGCGCTGGGATTTTTAAGCGTGCCCCCCAGGCTGGCAGTGAGATCCGCCTTCCCGCTTATAAGCTCCGTCTTCTGATTCAGCAAAGCTGCCACAGCGGCAATATCCGCATTCTGCATCACCACAGCCCCACGGATTGCATTCGTTTCCGTGTCATAGGACAGTTCCATATCATAAGTACCGCCATTCTGCTCAAAGCCAAAATGATCGATATCAAAGCTATGCCCCCGGAACTTAACCATACCTCGCAGATTATTTATGGTCTGGCCGTTCATGACGATTTCCGGCGCATCGAGAACACCATGGAAGACCGGCGCATTGATAGTGCCGTCAATCTTGCCCTTGAAGGTGCCATGGCCGCTGACCTCATAGGGCAGTTTGTGTTCCACCCGCTTGAGGTTGATATCCTTGGCCACCACTTCCATATCCAAATCCTGGTTGTCCGTGGTGATTGTACCATTGAGCACCATGTCGATCATCGGAGAATACGCATGGAAATCCTGCAGGCGCAGCTTGCCATTCTCGAGGAAATAGTCACCATCCATACCGGACAGCAAAACCCCATGGTAACTGCCACGATAGAAATGGATATACCCCGTTGCCTGAGGATTATCCAGCGTACCTGTTACCTTGATGATATTGTCCACATTACCGGTCAATGGCTGATCCGGTGCAATGAGCGCCACGATATCTTCCATGCGGGCCCCCATGGTATCCAGCTGCAGATTGACCTTCTTCTCGCCGGTGAAACCCACCGAGCCGGCCGCCCGCCAGACCTCCTTGCCATCCTTTTCCATCAGGAAATCATCGATGCCGATGCCGTCCAGACTGCCGCTGGCGGCAAATTTCAGGCTGTCAAAGGGCTGCTTGAAGATCTTGCCCTTGAGGCCGGAGAATTTGATTTCCACCTGGGGATTGGATTTGTCGCCATGAATCGTGCCCTTGAAATCCGACAGGCCCGACATGTCGATGCGGCTGTCCAGAGCCTGCAACAGGGACAGGTCAAAATGGCCACCATAATAGGCCAGATCCAGCTGGGCTGCGCCCCGCATATCCCGGATGGAACCCTCCAATCCCAGGCTGCTGTGATTGGGCATCTTGACGCTCAGATAATCGATGATAAGATCATCGTCAGCCAGATAGAAGGAAGTGCTGACCTTGTCGGCTTTGATGCCATGATAAGCGGCATTGACCACCTTGGCACTGCCATAAAGCTGCAGGGTGCTGACATCCGTCCCCACACCATTGCCGCCCAGATCCGCAAACACCGCACCGGTAAGGCCGTCAAGCTGTGGCAGGAAGGAACTGCCCTGGGCTGCATCGATATTTTCCAGCTTCATATGAGCCGTATAGCCCAAATTTTCCGTGGACAGTACCGCTTCGCCGCTGACCTTGCCGCCAAAGACATTGGCTGAAAAGCCCCGCACAAAGAGGTTCTTGTCCTGATAGCGCACATCGGCCTGAGCTCCCGTAAAGGGAATATCCATGGCCTGTCCGGCTGCCACCTGCACCCTGCCATCCACGCTGGGATTGCTGATGGCCCCGGTCACCTTGACATCGAAACTTGCGGCTCCCTGATAGGGAATATTGGTAAGAATTTTAGACGGATCAAAGGAATCCGAGCTGGCTTCCAGTTCCAGATACGGCGTGGTATTCAGATTCCGGATCCTGCCGTGGGCACGGACCTTCTGGGCCGCCGCCTCCGCATTGACATCCAGCAGCACCTCCGCATTGGTGAAGGAAGCGTGGCCGGCGATATTTTCGATCTCCGTGCCTTCCACCTGCACCCTGCCATCCTTGAGGTCGGCTTCACCGCTGAAGGACAGGTCCCCGTCCCGGCGATAGGCATGGAGGTCTGCCGACTCGATCCGGCCCCCTTCAACCTTTACATTGTCCGGGATAAGGCCTGCCGGCACAAAGGCCAGGTATTTTTCCACATCCAGCCCCTGCACCCGGGCATTGACGATCTGCCGCATATCGGAAAGCGTCGCCGTGCCCGTCACAGCCGTGCCCTGATTCTGCGCCGCAAACTCAGCCTTGTATACCGGGTAGTCCGCAAAATCCACACTGCCATGCACATCATCCAACGATAATTCCTGTCCCTGCCGGCGCACCTGCACATGGGCATCGGTGACGCTGACCTTGCCATGGAATTCCTGGGAAGTCTTTTCCTTGCTCAGCAGATCCTCCACGTTCCAGCTGCCATCTGCCCGCTCAGCAAGGACTGCCTCCACGCCGCTGACCTGCACTTCCCCTACGGCATTGGCCGGATCCGAAAACGCCGCAAGCAGGCGGCAGCTAACCCGGGCCGTATCGGCACGGGCAATCAGCTCCGCCTGCTTGTCATAGACAGCTACGTTATGCAGTTCCAGATCGCGCAGGGATCTTACCTGGATCTCCCCGATTTCCACCTCTGTCCCCAGGGCCTGGGTGGCCAGAGAAGAGACTTCTTCCCCGGCCCTTTCCATGAAGTTATGCGTTTGTACATAGTACCAGAGACTGGTGATGGCGATCAGCGCCATCACCACCCCCCCGATTATCCATGTTTTCCCCTTCATTTGACTCTCCCCGTGGGCCCTTCATGGGCAATGAATTGCAATCCCTTTATTGGGCCATCTCACTGGCTACCGCCTCGGTGCTGGCAGCAGTTTCCGTGGCCACAGGTGCCGTCGCTGCGGCACTCTTTTCTTCATTCACAGTTTTTGCTTCTTTATCTTTGCGTCTGCTTTCTTTGGCGGCCTTGCGGGCTTCCCGCTCTGCCTTGCGCATAGCCTTCATCTCATCCTTGGATGCCTTCTTGGCTTCCGGCGAAAGTTCCAGTACCGGATTTTCCGTGACCTTGGCATCTTCCCGGACCTTCTTCACCTTGTTGCCTTCCATCTGGGAAGCCTTGTACTTGGCCACATCGATGTCCACGGGAATGCCCATGGCCTTATCGAGAGCTGCCTTGGACAGATTATAGGTATAGAGCGCATTGTTGTAGTTGGTGCGGGCGGCCGTCATCTTCTCCGTGGCGTCCATCACATCGAGGTTCGTGCCCACGCCGGCAGAATAGCGGACATTGGCGATCTTGAGATCCTCTTCCGCCTGCTTCACAGCCGTTTCCGTGGTGCCGATATTCTTCTCTGCGGCCTGCAGGTTCAGGAAGGCCGTGCGCACATCCAGCTGGATGGTCTCATCCTGGGCATGCATGGCTTCCTGGGCCTTGGCCAGGGATGCTTCTGCACTGTGCACGCTGGCTGAAGTTGCCCCATTGTCAAAGATATTCCAATTGGCCGTGGCACCGATGGTCCAGGTATTGCCATGATCGGTCTTGAATTCGTTCTTGCCTTCGATGGCCTTGGTTGCCGAAGCCGTCACCGTAGGATACCAGCCGGCCTTGGCCTGATTGATGCCTGCTTCTGCCTGCTTCACGGCGTAATAGGCAGCCGCCCCGTCTGCCCGGTTGTTCAGGGCATAGCTGGTGCAATCCTCCAGCTTCAGGTCATAGCTGGGATGTTTCAGCTGATCATCTATTTCCAGCACCGTATCCGTGGGCAGCCCCAATACGTTATTCAAGGTAGCCACGGCGATATCATAGTTGTTCTGAGCCGTGGTCAGGGCCTGCTGGGCATTGGCCAGATTCACCTGGGACGAAAGCACATCGGATTTGGCCACCGTGCCCACCCGGTACTGGGCGTTTACATTGTCCAGATGTTCCTGATAGGCCCTGACCGTATCTTCCTGCACCTTGATGAGATTCTTGTAGTTCAGGATATTGTAATAATCAGCCGTAGCCTGATAGCGAATGAACTGTTTGGTGTTCTCCAGCGTCACATCAGCAGAGTTCAGGGCATAGCCTGCCGCCTCAATGCCACTGCGCAGGGAAAAATTGTAAAGGGGAATCGCTGCCGTAGCGCTGTTGGTATAATAAGAATTGTCCCCTTGGTGTGAAGCCCTTGCCAACGTATCATTTACCCGATTTGCCCCACTGGACAGGGACAATGTCACACCGGTCTGACGGCGGTAATTGGACAGATTCCAACGTGCCGAATCCACATCGGCCAGGGCACTCTTGATGCTGCGGTTATTTTCCAGCGCCATCTGCACGGCATCCTGCAGGTTGAGCTGCACCGTATTCGCTGCGGAAGCGGAACCAAAGGTAAAGGTCATGAGACCGCCCAAGACCAGAGCCGTCAATTTTTTATGGAAACGTTGCTTTTTCAATGTAATTCCTCCTCATAAAAAGGTCGTATTTATGTGATAGCCGCTTTCCGCGGCTGGGATTATCGCATCAAAAGGCCTGTTTCAGCCCCACATAGGCAGCCCGGCGGTCCTTGTCGTTGACATTCTGCCACTGCCCCATCAGCCAGGTATTGTCCTTCAGACGCAGCTGGGCGCCAAGGCGCACCGCCGTATCATCGAAGTCATAAGCCTCTGCCGAGAATTTGAAATTCTTGCCTGCATAGGCATCAAGCCCCACGCCGGCATCGCCATGGATGGCCCCCACTCGGGCAGCCAGATTGCCCTTGCGCTTGCCCACCTGGAAGTTCACGCGATTGGCTTCCCCCATATCCTCCAGTCCAAAGGTCAGGAAGGGGCCTTTATCCAGCGCCGCCGTAAAATTCCAGTTGGTATCCCAGTCATGGGCACTGCCGCTGTACAGAGTGGACAGCTCGCCGGAGGTCTTGATGGCTTCCAGCTTCTCCTTGCCCCGTTTGGCCTTTTCCGTCAGTTCCCGGGCATTATGGATTGTCTTTTTCACATCCTCCACGGTCTTTTCGTCGCCGGCCACCTTGGCCAGGCCCTCGGACACAACACGTATCTTCTCGCTGGTCTGGGCGATATTATCCAGGGTAAGGCGCAGGTTCTCCGCCGTCTGGGGATCAGCTCCCACCGTGGCCAGATTGGCCATCATGGCCTCCACATTGTTCATGGTGCGGTTGAGACTGCCGGTTATCATATTCATATTGGTGAGGATCTGATTAATATTGCCCTGATTGGCATTGATGGTGGCTTCCAAAGCCGCCATCATGCCGTTAATATGGGCCGTCGTATCCCGCATATTCACCACCATCTGCACGATGGAAGTCTGGAACGCCTCATTACCCACGATGTTGTTCATGCTGGACAGCAGCTCCTGGGCCTCAGTGATGACCTTGCTGGCGGTCTGCAGCATCTCATCCATGCTGGCCTCATCCTGTCCAGTAAGATAATCACCATCGCTGAGATAGCCCGCAGAACTTTCACCTGGAGTGATATTGATAAACTTATCACTCATAATGCCCGACGAACCGATGGACACCTGAGAGCCCTTGG
It includes:
- a CDS encoding translocation/assembly module TamB domain-containing protein is translated as MKGKTWIIGGVVMALIAITSLWYYVQTHNFMERAGEEVSSLATQALGTEVEIGEIQVRSLRDLELHNVAVYDKQAELIARADTARVSCRLLAAFSDPANAVGEVQVSGVEAVLAERADGSWNVEDLLSKEKTSQEFHGKVSVTDAHVQVRRQGQELSLDDVHGSVDFADYPVYKAEFAAQNQGTAVTGTATLSDMRQIVNARVQGLDVEKYLAFVPAGLIPDNVKVEGGRIESADLHAYRRDGDLSFSGEADLKDGRVQVEGTEIENIAGHASFTNAEVLLDVNAEAAAQKVRAHGRIRNLNTTPYLELEASSDSFDPSKILTNIPYQGAASFDVKVTGAISNPSVDGRVQVAAGQAMDIPFTGAQADVRYQDKNLFVRGFSANVFGGKVSGEAVLSTENLGYTAHMKLENIDAAQGSSFLPQLDGLTGAVFADLGGNGVGTDVSTLQLYGSAKVVNAAYHGIKADKVSTSFYLADDDLIIDYLSVKMPNHSSLGLEGSIRDMRGAAQLDLAYYGGHFDLSLLQALDSRIDMSGLSDFKGTIHGDKSNPQVEIKFSGLKGKIFKQPFDSLKFAASGSLDGIGIDDFLMEKDGKEVWRAAGSVGFTGEKKVNLQLDTMGARMEDIVALIAPDQPLTGNVDNIIKVTGTLDNPQATGYIHFYRGSYHGVLLSGMDGDYFLENGKLRLQDFHAYSPMIDMVLNGTITTDNQDLDMEVVAKDINLKRVEHKLPYEVSGHGTFKGKIDGTINAPVFHGVLDAPEIVMNGQTINNLRGMVKFRGHSFDIDHFGFEQNGGTYDMELSYDTETNAIRGAVVMQNADIAAVAALLNQKTELISGKADLTASLGGTLKNPSAKVNGMIASGQAGGYDVHGVELDLNMLNHVVYINKLQGSQGTAGTFAANGSVEIGGPINVKFNASQLDFGMFTGLAGIKARGVTGTADIEAVLGGYTYNPAADVKVKAVDGGIQGAGFDTLTGEAHLKNGLVDLTELRVEKAVGTKTCAATAKGIVPLRALTAGKDEWLDDYEQIQLTIGLQDADLSLLPTVSKEIDWALGATEGELKIHGTLAHPFLDGTVVIPDGAVKIKELKDPVTDMTARLKFNGNQVTVEEFSGKMGGGYYNANGKLTLNGLEPEHYDFSLYVVNLGLKSKFFEGPLNGELHLADTEFYGQHLPKLSGQIDFNKCKVSVPTIPDSDGTMPEMVFDVQVNAGDKVHFYSPYLYDLYLTGGFHVGGIMSHPKMSGSLQVKRGGTINYLKTEFKIREGKATFNQVASFMPSIYFFADTKLSQAKVFLSVKGPLGAAEMKLTSNPEMSQTQIIQLLTLRDAYKNGQSTMDMGDLLAVGLQMSFLSEVEGIMRQYLYLDKFSISRGSGSAFDNHAAEKENRENKYDFNVSMGKYITDKVMLRYTHGFGGDNINRYGVQYDINDRWGVTVERESNKYIFGVEARVTF
- a CDS encoding TolC family protein, with the protein product MKKQRFHKKLTALVLGGLMTFTFGSASAANTVQLNLQDAVQMALENNRSIKSALADVDSARWNLSNYRRQTGVTLSLSSGANRVNDTLARASHQGDNSYYTNSATAAIPLYNFSLRSGIEAAGYALNSADVTLENTKQFIRYQATADYYNILNYKNLIKVQEDTVRAYQEHLDNVNAQYRVGTVAKSDVLSSQVNLANAQQALTTAQNNYDIAVATLNNVLGLPTDTVLEIDDQLKHPSYDLKLEDCTSYALNNRADGAAAYYAVKQAEAGINQAKAGWYPTVTASATKAIEGKNEFKTDHGNTWTIGATANWNIFDNGATSASVHSAEASLAKAQEAMHAQDETIQLDVRTAFLNLQAAEKNIGTTETAVKQAEEDLKIANVRYSAGVGTNLDVMDATEKMTAARTNYNNALYTYNLSKAALDKAMGIPVDIDVAKYKASQMEGNKVKKVREDAKVTENPVLELSPEAKKASKDEMKAMRKAEREARKAAKESRRKDKEAKTVNEEKSAAATAPVATETAASTEAVASEMAQ
- a CDS encoding MlaD family protein; its protein translation is MSVEAKVGAFTLAGLALLAGVVIMLSGFRLGGDKGYTLYAGFKQVVGVEPQSAVRLSGVPVGKVKSVANDGRGVTVTLQINDGVQIPKGSQVSIGSSGIMSDKFINITPGESSAGYLSDGDYLTGQDEASMDEMLQTASKVITEAQELLSSMNNIVGNEAFQTSIVQMVVNMRDTTAHINGMMAALEATINANQGNINQILTNMNMITGSLNRTMNNVEAMMANLATVGADPQTAENLRLTLDNIAQTSEKIRVVSEGLAKVAGDEKTVEDVKKTIHNARELTEKAKRGKEKLEAIKTSGELSTLYSGSAHDWDTNWNFTAALDKGPFLTFGLEDMGEANRVNFQVGKRKGNLAARVGAIHGDAGVGLDAYAGKNFKFSAEAYDFDDTAVRLGAQLRLKDNTWLMGQWQNVNDKDRRAAYVGLKQAF